Proteins encoded together in one Bactrocera neohumeralis isolate Rockhampton chromosome 4, APGP_CSIRO_Bneo_wtdbg2-racon-allhic-juicebox.fasta_v2, whole genome shotgun sequence window:
- the LOC126755551 gene encoding major facilitator superfamily domain-containing protein 6, whose protein sequence is MAQYGGGAPNPFGAGGGYEQQPSYGGGYGQQMGGYEQTGGGYDQTGVGYDQSGAGYDQSGGYGNQGMAGSAAYGGGMPNAGGVPQQPYGMAARPRVDVEATGEVDPTLYPEAKESTHKIRGHSDIIEMLFGPTEHELIPVKAFYFFFFAAFGSLFPLMGVYFKQMGMNPGQCGILIGMRPFVEFLSAPFWGSYADRCRQGKKLLLASLACWVLFTIPLSFIKPEAVNCIERKNETDFVLTLTRTKRDLSAYDMSDMNKDDVESYHSQAALHDALTMPASEAMEESHRRRKRSLIPRIDAGISPIHINFVSNYDDKQHRDYVSPIFSSMVYRTPDIQKAFFLLLLVILIGEFFSAPAITLADSAVITLLGDDADKYGHQRMFGSLGWGISMFIVGIVLDHSTRFSHHPCGAGHMEKNYNICFAIFSILMTCAIVSASKITFKYDPIDIEQPVENPDATANKQAEDESMAELAAQLNLPTLAMGSGTAAVGKAPPAAVGAQSTMFAQTTKEMPEWLTVLTHFKDMKTISFLFVAWFMGFGIGLIFTFLFWHLQDYGGTPTLFGVASVINHVSEIFAYFYSFRFITQIGHIKVLCLGLIGNVLRFLYISYATNPWMVLPFELMQGVTHAAVWAASCSYIAHSTPKHLRASAQGVLQGIHHGLGRGCGAIIGGMFVTYYGTTKTFRGYGLACLVVLGVFIFVNFYRKDQGFISDLPATEDPRQVAEETSHLAPHGVPSNPIPRALSNARLNEMNPNGGTGNSYGTYQTSGGNLDIPGANPHNPFAQ, encoded by the exons ATGGCTCAATACGGTGGTGGCGCACCAAACCCCTTCGGTGCTGGTGGCGGCTATGAACAGCAGCCTAGCTATGGCGGCGGTTATGGACAACAGATGGGCGGCTACGAACAAACTGGTGGAGGTTATGATCAAACAGGTGTAGGTTATGATCAAAGCGGTGCGGGTTACGATCAAAGTGGTGGCTATGGTAATCAGGGCATGGCTGGTAGTGCAGCTTATGGTGGTGGCATGCCGAATGCCGGTGGAGTGCCACAACAGCCTTATGGCATGGCAGCACGTCCAAGGGTCGACGTAGAGGCTACTGGTGAAGTGGATCCAACACT CTATCCGGAAGCCAAAGAGTCAACGCACAAAATACGCGGTCACTCTGATATTATCGAAATGCTTTTTGGGCCCACCGAACACGAACTCATACCGGTGAAGGccttttatttcttcttctttgccGCTTTTGGTTCACTGTTTCCACTGATGGGTGTCTACTTCAAACAGATGGGTATGAATCCGGGGCAGTGCGGTATATTGATTGGTATGCGTCCATTTGTGGAGTTCTTGTCGGCACCCTTCTGGGGTTCCTATGCGGATCG CTGCCGTCAAGGCAAAAAGTTGTTGCTGGCCTCACTCGCATGTTGGGTGCTATTTACTATACCTTTGAGCTTCATCAAACCGGAGGCTGTGAATTGCATCGAACGCAAGAATGAAACCGATTTCGTTTTGACTTTGACACGCACGAAGCGTGATCTCTCCGCATATGACATGAGCGACATGAATAAGGACGATGTGGAGAGTTATCATTCTCAAGCGGCTTTACATGACGCGTTAACAATGCCAGCAAGCGAAGCGATGGAGGAATCGCATAGAAG aCGCAAACGTTCATTGATACCACGCATTGATGCCGGCATCTCACCCATACACATCAACTTTGTCAGCAATTACGATGACAAACAGCATCGTGACTATGTTAGCCCCATATTCTCCTCGATGGTTTATCGCACACCCGACATTCAAAAGGCTTTCTTCCTGCTCTTACTCGTCATACTTATTGGTGAGTTCTTCAGCGCTCCCGCCATTACGCTCGCTGACTCAGCTGTCATCACATTGCTGGGCGACGATGCTGATAAGTATGGTCATCAGCGCATGTTCGGCTCACTCGGCTGGGGTATTTCTATGTTCATTGTCGGTATTGTGCTCGATCACTCGACACGTTTCTCGCATCATCCCTGCGGTGCCGGGCACATGGAGAAGAACTATAACATCTGCTTTGCCATCTTTTCGATATTGATGACTTGCGCTATTGTATCGGCGTCGAAGATCACTTTCAAATATGATCCCATCGACATCGAACAGCCCGTTGAGAACCCGGATGCCACCGCTAACAAACAGGCGGAGGATGAGAGCATGGCTGAGCTGGCTGCACAGCTGAATTTGCCCACGTTGGCCATGGGTAGTGGTACGGCGGCGGTCGGCAAGGCACCACCGGCCGCTGTGGGCGCACAGTCGACAATGTTTGCACAGACGACTAAGGAAATGCCCGAATGGTTGACTGTGTTGACGCACTTCAAAGATATGAAAACTATTTCGTTTCTATTTGTCGCCTGGTTTATGGGTTTCGGCATTGGACTGATATTTACCTTCCTCTTTTGGCATCTACAAGACTACGGCGGCACTCCAACGCTTTTCGGTGTTGCCTCTGTGATTAATCACGTATCCGAGATCTTTGCCTACTTCTACAGCTTTCGTTTCATCACACAAATCGGTCATATAAAGGTGTTATGCCTGGGCTTAATCGGCAATGTGCTGCGATTTTTGTACATCTCATATGCGACCAATCCGTGGATGGTGTTACCGTTCGAGCTGATGCAGGGCGTAACACATGCTGCCGTATGGGCCGCTTCCTGTTCGTACATAGCGCACAGCACACCCAAACATCTGAGAGCTTCAGCACAGGGCGTACTGCAGGGTATACATCATGGTTTGGGACGCGGTTGCGGCGCCATTATTGGTGGCATGTTTGTCACATACTACGGCACTACGAAAACATTCCGCGGTTATGGCCTGGCTTGCCTCGTCGTCTTGGGTGTTTTCATTTTCGTGAATTTCTATCGTAAAGATCAGGGCTTCATCTCGGATTTGCCAGCAACGGAGGATCCGCGTCAG GTAGCGGAAGAGACCTCACATCTGGCGCCACATGGTGTACCCAGTAATCCAATACCGCGTGCACTCTCCAATGCACGTCTGAATGAGATGAATCCAAATGGTGGCACTGGCAATAGTTACGGCACCTACCAGACTTCGGGCGGTAATCTGGACATACCTGGCGCTAATCCACACAACCCATTCGCGCAATAA